The DNA window AGGCTTCTTGTTGCCATGTGCCATCCTAGGGTGAGTTAATACCAAAATCTACATGTGCACATATGTTTCTGATTTAATGTTTTCTAGATAAATCGGATATTTCCCTGTTCTTTTGGAACATTTTGTATATTAGATTAAAGGCTGGTTTCTGATCTCCAAATCTGTTTCCTCCCTCAGCTACACCTCAGCCCACATTGGGGTGACACTCAGGCAATCTCCATCCCTCTCCGCCCATGAACGGCACAAAATCGTAGGAATTCTGGTCGTGATTACTGTCAACTTCATTGTTGTCTTTGGACCCTACCACCTAGTAGGTGGATACAGGTTTGTATCCTTGCTGCTGACTGATGATCCATGTGAACTGGAGCATTCACTTTTCCTCATCTATCGCCTGTGCTATGGTTTGACCAGTCTGAACACTTTGCTGGATCCCCTCTTCTACATCTTCCTCTGCCCTGATGCTCGGCTAGAGCTGCAAAGGTCCCTGCCCTGTTTGGGAAGAGGGCAAAACCCAAGCAAAAGCATGACTCTTAGTACCAGAGCTCACCCAGACACCAAGAGGGTGAGTGAAAATAGACAGAGTAACCTTCTAGCAATATAGTTTGGACTTGACCACAATCAAAGCAATTGCACCACCCAGTGGGAAGACATATGTTGAGTTTATGCCTCGCAGTGTTTCCACCTTTTCATCTAAAGAATTATTTGGGCATTCACAGTTTCTCATCTAGATACTGCTTAAAGGTAGGAGAGAAAAAAGATATTTTTGCGCAAACAGTGACTTCAGCTTACATGTAACTCAGCTGAAATATGGAAATTCAGTTTCATATTTGTCAAAAGCGCACATCCATAACTACTGTGAGTTTATGAAGCAAttgttttctgctgctcagtttacgatcattaaaaactgcatttaatcACACGTGTGCTGTCagtaattttaaaaatagaGAAGGTGTGAATCACTATGGAAACACAAGATTGTGGTTATATAACGGTAAGCAACTAGTCATACGAAGGTGCCAGgaatgcttttcttttcttttattcattttctaaaatgtcattttacTGCTAAAAGGTATTGACAGCATATGAGTGAGCGCTAAAGTAAACGTGCAATACACTTTTTCTCATAAACAGCTTGAGCAATTTCATCATAAAAGGAAACCGAATGTTTTGCATCTGAAAAAAGAACGCTGGTGTAGGCACTTACAGCTGGTGATAACATctagtgagaaacacattacACATTTCTTAAAAAGTCTAAGGCTCGGTTATTTACAAAGCAAAAAAGCGTGTATTACTTTAAACTAAATTGACATTTTCATCAAACACCCTCAAAACAAGAGAGGTACATAGAATGGGGAAGTTTTTGCAAATTTAGTGACATACTGCACATGACTGTATAATGATGCTAACTAAACTGTTTTTTCTTGCTAGAGTACAGAAATTACATCACATATAATTCGCTAAATATAAGGAATACAAATGAGTCTAGGACTTTGTACTGAAAAGCTAAAATTAAATGATAAAGCTATCTTTCTCTATTTTTATGCAATATCTCTATGTCAAGCACAGGGAAGCACTGATAGATATTTTTACTGAAACAGGGACGGATGGATATTTTGTAACAAGTGTTGTATTGGCATTGCAATACTTATTTCACAATCATCCCCACACATAATTTCACTAAGAATATGCAAAAGTTTTAGATTACACGTCTGCAGCAGATTAGACCAATTACTGGATGTCTTTAATCTGAAAAGATACCATTAAGAAGCAAGGAAAGTTTGTAAAAGGACATGGAGTGAACTTTGCTCTTTGTGTTATGAAAAAGAAAGGCCATTTCtaaaatttaattattttgaAGACAAATGTCTGCTGTCATTGTCTAAATACATGAAGAAGCATATGAaaccctgccagtggcggactccctcagacatcggtgcgttggtggttctttgtgtccgggggtgggcgtccaggtacacaccggctcactccttggcggccgcttatcggggcctggagcctggggctcgctcgggccacttcggaggtggggtgcccccggcctctcggcctggggctcggtcactcaggcacggctggctgccagCGGAACtcatgggcgcgtcactgcaactccccctggcttctgctccgcggctgctgagtgagccctcatctgggactctcctcagctctttctgggacagtgacGCGGCTGCCCcgctgttggtcttccttggtctcttgtgttctgggggcctctggatgtctggagttttgatctcctccatacctgcttcatgccctggaggacggggctgtggcccccccacaccctctagcagatcattacatgaaggaaccttttaaaaaaaacaaaaaaaacaaaaaaacaagcgcgtccatgctcacaggtgtacacacgggtgatcacacccacaaactacaccctttttggctcctacctcaaagcacactgtgttctgttgatcttatgtgctgcacaataatgtttaatatttagtatttactgtcatattcccatatatcattgtgatgttgtttattctattactcttgttctcttctgcttgttttcttttttctttctcaacaggtgatccaggtgattgatatatgcatttttttttcttttctttctttttttttttttgctgcccattctgttggtttttgttttttgcccttctcccccgtccctcttctcagctgtttctctttccctctttctttctccccttctttcccccagtcaagtctgtcccgtattcagtaagtgaaaataaaataaacaataaaaggtgaatcaaatggaccattacggcaaggctgggatggtcaatttggtaaagtaaatccgttgggcatctttctttgcctttagacaacaattctgatggcaaaagagccaaacgggacaggcaaaaaaaaaaacaaaacaaaaaaaaacaaaacaaaacaaagaagaagcatatgaaaacaacagaaacctCATAATATCCATCAGGTCACAAGTGCTCCATCCAGTGTCAGGATTAAGGTTGGATTTTAGTCTATCCACATGTTCCAAACATGAACTCCCGATGATGTTCATTTATACTAAAACATATTCTTAATCCTAGATGGGGCACTAATAACTTGATTGATGGATGGAGAATACAATGCTATAGCAAAACAGGTAAGCTTCTTGTGAAAAAGTATTGCCTGAGTGATATGTGTTAGACAACAGGGAACTTTTTTATGTGCAGTTGAGGTAAATAAAACCTTCTTTGCACTTACTAAAGAAGAGATGGTATGTTTTACTTCTAAACTGAAGTACTCATACTTTCTTCCTGAGTTGCAAGGGAATGCTTCTTTCTCGTCATTATCTCAGAGTTGCCGATAGAGCTCTGAGCTGTGCTGCGGCGCCGGGCGAACTCTgcaagatcctcagccagaacaGACTCCATCACTGCACCGAGAGAATGTCGGATCTTATTGCACAGGTCAGGGCAGCTGAACACATACAGAACAGGATTGAGGACGCTGTTGAGGAAGCCAATCGTCGCTGCAACTGGGAGGGCCTGTCTTATAAAATCCTGAACAGACTGAGAGTTTGGAGCCATCACTTCCATGACGATGAATATGTGGTAGGGTGCCCAGCAGAGTACAAAGCTCACCACCACAGACACTACAAGCCGAACAAAACGGAAAGGGCGACGGTTACATCTGTTTGCTATTATGGAGTGTACAACAGCATAGCTCACTATGATGATGACCAAAGGGATTAAGAAGGCAAAAAACAGCTTCATTATTGCCAGTCCTTCTTTCCGTTGTTTAATTATAGGTTTATTATTTGTCTGATTCTTTGGTTCAGGCAGGAATCGTGCATAATCATAGTAACAGAGATTCCGGCCATGTTCTACAGGGATGACGTCACGAAACAGGAAGAAGGGGATAGTGCAGATCAGAGCCATGGCCCAGATTACCCCACATATCTTCTTAACTAGTTGGATGTTTCTGTGGTTTTGGGCCCAGACAGGTTTCAGCACCACCAAGCAGCGGTCCAGAGAAATGGCCGCCAGTAGGAAGCCACTGACGAACATGTTGAGAAAAAAGATGGAGGAATGGATGCGGCAGAAAGTTGTCCCCAGTGTCCAGGTTTTGCCCCGGGCCATGTACAGGGTGAAGAAGGGCAGTGAAGAAGTGGCTAGAAGGTCAGAGACTGCGAGGTTCAGGATCCAGATGCTAATGATGGAGCGACGGACATGGAAGCCCACCACTGCAACGATGAGGAGGTTTTCCACGATGCCAATTGTAGAGAAAATGCCATGGAGGGTAATGGTAAAAACATTCAAAGAATGGGACCCTACAGGGTGGCTGGATACATTATGGTTGCTATTTTCAGTCATCTTGGATGAAAGATTTCTTGTCGTCGTGTCGGGTGGTTGCAGTTCAGATGACGTGCTTCACAGctgaaagagaaagagatgATAACATGTAAAATCAAACAGTTCAGTTAGTGGAATCTGTtatgaaagagaaaagtcatatctaattttttttttttttttaagaaaacattttgttgttattgtttaaaTGTGGTTACTTTACGAGGAATGGCTCAGCACAAATCTGATTTGTCTGTTCTTGTTCAGTAATAGTATATGGCTACTGGTCTATTTAGTATAGCTACAGTAAATGGAGTGATTCGTATATTTCTACGCTATATTCAACATGCCAGATTCACACACATTCTATGCTTTgaagtgctttctaactaccattcacactccgatggatgcatcagagataTCCTGCCACAAGGATATTTTGCATGCAAACTAGGGTGAGCCAccaaccaccaaccttccgatcagtagacaacctgctctacctcctgagctacagccactgtATGAAAGTGTTGAACCACCCCttatttctttcttgttttctaGTAAAATTGGAAATACAGATCtggtacatttattttatttggtaTCCTTATTtttcacagtctgaactctcttaggtaagctttcttgtcatttctttgagTAGTCTTCAACTTCAACAGTTCTCCAGGGTTCCTGGGGGacaatcaaagcttttctttggatgttgatTGGTTTTTATTCCATTGTCTGTTATAATTTCAAACTGCTTCGGTAATGCTGAGGTTGGGCAAGCTGCTGTGTGCTGATGAtgatttcaaatttggatttatCACTTTATAGGACATGTTGTCACTTCTTTTCAGTCCAGTACTTGTGAAAAAAAGCATTCTTCAGGATGGAGCTGATATATGCCAAAATACACAACCGCTGAGACCATTTTCTGATCATGACTTGGAGATACTTTTCATCTGCTGCAGATCATTTTTATCTTGGTCTGCCACTGCTTTTGTCGTTCACTTATCAATTTGGCCCAGTTttctttaaggacacactgcacaccatccTGAGATATGCCATTTTTTGACTAATGACTCATTAGGAATCacattgttggtgcaaaaataccaTTTTATGCCTCTCAAACTGTGTTATATTTGATAGTTGCTGAAGTAGTTAtttgaaatgggaaaaaatTCTATACTTTTGTGAAGGAAAATGAGTTCTTTAATACGTTTTCTGTTATGTGCACACAGTTAGGGAGTTAGGGATGATTCCATAGGTACTGTACATTTCAAGTGGCTTACAAAGACATTGCCCAGAAACTGGTCAATATTGGGTTTGTTACTTGTTACATTTCTTAATGCTGTAATGCTGAACAGTACTTGAGTACCCCCACAGAGAAACTAAATTATTACTTAAACTCCGCTGCCAATTACCAGTTAACAGTATAAATCTTTTGCCACACGTGAGTAGAAGTCATCATTCTTTTCTGAAAACTGGTTCAAAGAGACTTCAAAGTGATTGCCACAGTGATTATACTGTAAAAccacacaggaagaaaccttggCTGCGAGACTGACTGCACACTCAGGTTTAACATCAGTCTGGGTTCTTCACATTGTGTTAGCATGCTTGTGGAGATGCTTGCAAAGAGTTGATGTCATGTTAATCATTTGTACTTACTTCTGTCCTAAACTTTGCACTTGACCAATTTACCTTGTTGTTTTGGGCCATTGGAGTATTCTTATCTCCACTTCTCAGAAGTTGTATACACCTCCACCATTGTCCCTCTCCATGCATATGAACTACAGTCAGTTGATTGTAGCACAAATGTGCCGAAAGAAAAAGACACGTTTTTCAACCCAGTATCATGTAATAGACACGCCGGTCCACTGTGTCCATTTCACGTTTGCCTCTCACTAGTGACTTCGCGGCTTTAAAAGTCTCCTCCTGCTGGTGATGCAGCTTCTACATGTGTGCCCATTTTACACTAGGAAGGAGAAAAGCATGATGAACACAGTGGACAGGAGTGCCTATTTCACACTTTGCTGTAGGACTGAGTtgcatttgttgtttgtttgtttgtttgtctccgCCCAGCACGCAGATAACTGAAGAACCTTTGGAATAATTTCAGTGTAAGGacatttaactacacatttaatccctggCATATGTTaatataagatttaaaaaatgcaatagtttttcccagttcaggttttctttagttttgtttttgccatCCCTGCCTTGTGTTCTGTTATTTACAATAAACCTCACTTGCATCTTAGTAAGTGCCTGCATTTGAGTCCACTTtcccacacatcacacacactgcTGCCGCAGCCTTGACATACTTAACTACTTTAGTGTAGTGTAACTGGCTTTGGGGAGTTTAATAAGCTGAAaagctataaataaataatacattcaTTTAAAATGCCAAAACTGTATGCCTTCCATCAtattttccaaagctgtccaGCGGGCTAGATTGGGTCTCTCTGCTGTGCCGATTCtggcccctgggccttatgtttgacatccctgaTCTAGGCTTAGCAGTATGATTTGGCTTATGGTTGGCCTAATAGTGAGTAAATGGTTCAATAGACAGAATGAAGGGCAATTGAAATAATTTCACAatcacacccccccccccccccccccccctccccagcaaaaaaaaaaaaagaagtggaatATATGTCAACATAGATTGCTGTCAGCTTCTCCACAGTGGGTAATTAGGAGACTACAGGTTGTTGTGTCTCAGAATATTCGTTTCTGATAGTATGACACCAAACAAGTTAAACTTTCTAAAGTAGGCCTACCTTGTTCCTCGTTTAGTTTTTTCAACAGCTGTTACACCCTTAAGTCAGTTTCCTGTGTCAATCACAGACAGtgtttttaacaaaacaaaacaaaacaacaacaacaacaaaaaagtgtaCACAAGACTGCAATCTAAGGGGTTGTAACTGTGCCTGTGTTTACATGGGCGCTTTCAGCTTAAGGTGAAGGTGAAGAGAGTAAGCTCGAACTGCAGGGCCCTGCACTACAACGCGAGTTGAGCATACTCAGGCCATCTGTCCGTCAGACCGCTGACAGTCAGGATTAGCAGTCATACGAAGCTGGTTACAAACTTGCTAAATTAAACCAGGGTTTTCCCCTGCATGTTCACAGGAAGTAGGTATGGTTTGGGTATCATCTGACCGGTTCACTGGTCACACGACTCTCTATGAGCGTCACCTACTCGAGAGACTCTATCAGATGCTGATAAAATGGTTATCAAcataaaagaagaagacaaaaaatTGAACTTttctaaggaaaaaaaaactataaactTATGCATTAAAGCTTGTGCCCATGCACCATGGTCAAGGAGCTGCTGCAGTCTGTCTGCAGATCAAGTGAAGTTATTCCCCTGACTGAACAGGTAGTCTAAGAGTGTgctctatgttctagtttttgCAGTTCCAGTAGTGTAAAAGAGACCTATCAGCAGATTAGAATCAAGCGTGCAACATTTGCACACTTTCTGCATCACCAACTGAATGTGTGTAATTCCTGTAAGAATGTGATGCATAGTTTGCGCTTCAGTCAGTGGTTTTAGTACGTTCGCTTTAACAACTTGCACCTATGAAACGCGTTGACCCAGCAGAGAATCAGTAATGCACTTTAATAATGCTGAACAAAAAAATGTGGCGTTTTTAAACTAAACTTTGAAACATCAGCTGCTCCCTGTTCTTCTCTGAGCTGCAAACTCGGTGCAGTTTAagggtttgagagtaaaaaTTTAACTGCAGTGTCTGCAGAGAATAATGTTTAGAATAATAACACTGCTGTAAAGTTCTTTCACTGACCacagaaagcaaacaaacaaaaaaaagtaaagaaccAGGAATGGCGACGCTATTTTCTGAAGTATTGATTTCATACCTGTTGATATCTAATCTGCTTCACGGCacaagttaccatggtgat is part of the Maylandia zebra isolate NMK-2024a linkage group LG3, Mzebra_GT3a, whole genome shotgun sequence genome and encodes:
- the LOC101474470 gene encoding prostaglandin D2 receptor 2, producing the protein MTENSNHNVSSHPVGSHSLNVFTITLHGIFSTIGIVENLLIVAVVGFHVRRSIISIWILNLAVSDLLATSSLPFFTLYMARGKTWTLGTTFCRIHSSIFFLNMFVSGFLLAAISLDRCLVVLKPVWAQNHRNIQLVKKICGVIWAMALICTIPFFLFRDVIPVEHGRNLCYYDYARFLPEPKNQTNNKPIIKQRKEGLAIMKLFFAFLIPLVIIIVSYAVVHSIIANRCNRRPFRFVRLVVSVVVSFVLCWAPYHIFIVMEVMAPNSQSVQDFIRQALPVAATIGFLNSVLNPVLYVFSCPDLCNKIRHSLGAVMESVLAEDLAEFARRRSTAQSSIGNSEIMTRKKHSLATQEESMSTSV